Genomic window (Rathayibacter sp. VKM Ac-2760):
CGAGGCGAAGGCGGCGAGGGCGAGGCCGTAGCCGAGCCCCGCGCCGCGACCCTGCTCCCCCGGCCCCGCGGCGGTCACGACTGCGCGGCCGCGTCGCGCCCGGAGTCGCGGCGCTCGGCGTCGAGGCGCTCCGCGTTGCGGCGCTTGACGCCCCGGGCGCGGCCGGCGATGAGCCCGCCGCCCCAGACGCTGACCTCGCGGGCCAGCACTCCTGCCGCGAGCACGGCGACGAGGACGGCCGGGTCGCGCAGGAAGTCGACGAGGACGGCGCGGTCCTGCGGCACGGCGAGACCGCCGATCGCCGACCAGGCGCCGACGAGGGCCGCCGCTCCGGTGAGGAGGGCGACGAAGAAGCCGCCGAGCACGTAGGCCCACCAGCCGGCGCGGTTGACCGCGAGCACGATGAGGGCGAGGCCGACGAAGAACGCGACGACGGGGTAGAGGAAGACGGCGGTGGGCCCCTGGTCGAGCGCGACCTGGACGGGGTCGCCGGCGACCGCGTCGATCAGCATCCGGACGGCGGTGAGCGCGACGAGGTAGAGCGCGGCGAAGACGGCGGTGGTGAGCAGGGCGATCGCGAGCCCGGCGAGACGGTTGCCCTTCCGGCGGACCGGCTCGGCCTCGGGCTCGACGGATCCGAGCGGCGACGCCGACGACGCGGCGCCGGTGGAGGACGCGGCCTGCGCCGCCGCGGGCTGCACGGTCGTCGCCGCGGTCGCGGGGCGGCGGCCGCCCGGCTCGGGCTCGGGCCAGACGTACTCGCGCGTCGGCTCGGAGCCGTCGGTCTCGGCCGCGGTCGGCATCCGCGTGGTCTCGGCTTCGCTGTTCCCCGTCACCCGGCAAGCTTAGGCACGGGTCCGCGCCGGGTGAGCGACCGCCGCGCCCGTCCCCCGAGAAGGGCACGGACCTTCCGCGCTCGGCGGCCGCGGCTACTCGAGCGGGTGCAGCAGACGGTGCAGGAACTGCCGGGTGCGCGGCTCCTGCGGCTCGCGGAGTATCTGCGCCGGCGCACCGCGCTCGACCACGACGCCGTCGGCCATGAAGACGACCTCGGAGGCGACCTGGCGCGCGAACTCCAGCTCGTGGGTGACGACGAGCATCGTCCAGCCCTCGCCCGCCAGCTCGCGCATCAGCGAGAGGACGTCGCCGACCAGCTCCGGATCGAGCGCGGAGGTCGGCTCGTCGAAGAGCAGGAGGTCGGGCCGGAGCGCGAGCGCACGGACGATGCCGACGCGCTGCTGCTGCCCGCCGGACAGCTCGAACGGATAGGCGCCGCCGCGGCCGCCGAGACCGACGCGCTCGAGCAGCGCCTCCGCCTCCGGGACCACCTCGGACGCCGGGCGACGCTGGACGCGCAGCGGGCCCTCCGTCACGTTCTCGAGCACGGTGAGGTGCGGGAAGAGGTTGAAGTGCTGGAAGACCATCGCCGACCGGTCGCGCAGCGCGGTGAGCGCGCGCTTGCCGACGGTGCCGCCGAAGTCGAGCACCGCGCCGTCCGCGAGCTCGAGGACGCCGCCGTCGGGCACCTCGAGGCTGTTCAGCGAGCGCAGCACGGTGGTCTTGCCCGAGCCGGAGGGGCCGATCAGCGCGATGACCTCGCCGCGGCGGATCTCGAGGTCGATGCCGCGGAGGACCTCGACTCCGGCGAACGACTTGCGCAGCCCCGTGGCGCGCAGGACGGGCCGGGCGTCCTCGCGGCGACCGGCGGACTCGGCGGGGGCGTCAGCGGGCGACATAGCGGTCCAATCGCTTCTCGAGGAGGCTCTGGCCGCTCGAGAGCACCAGGCAGATGAGCCAGTAGATGAGGGCGGCCTCGAGGTAGAGCAGCATGAACTCGCTCGAGGCGGTGGCGATCTTCTGCGCCTGGCGGAAGAGCTCGGTCACCAGGATCAGCGAGGCGAGCGACGTGTCCTTGACCAGCGAGATGAACGTGTTGGAGAGCGGCGGCACGGAGACGCGGGCGGCCTGAGGCAGGATGATCCGGCGCAGGGCGAGACCGCGGCCCATGCCGATGGTGTGCGCCGCCTCCCACTGCCCCTTCGGCACGCTGAGGATCGCGGCGCGGATGACCTCGGCCGCGTAGCCGCCGACGTTCAGCGCGAACGCGATGATGGCGCTCGGCCAGGGATCGATCTTCACGCCCAGACTCGGCAGTCCGTAGAAGATCACGAAGAGCTGCACCAGCAGCGGGGTCCCGCGGATGACCGAGATGTAGGCGCGAGCGATCCAGGCGAGGATCTTCACCCGGGACAGGCGCATCAGCGCGACGCCGAGGGCGAGCGCGAGACCGAGCACGAAGCTCGACAGCGCCAGCGGGATCGTGCCGACGATCCCGCCGGACAGGATCGGCCAGAACGACCTCAGGAACAGTTCCATCGTGTCTTCTCCCGCCGGTGGCGGGAGAAGACCGCGGTCGGCATTTCGAGGTGGATGCGTGGTTGGAGCGAGTCCAGTCCGCTTCCGAGAAATGCTGGCACGCATTTCCCGGGAACGCTCGGCCTTGCGGCGAGCGCGAGTCCGGGAGCGGGCCGCCCCTTGCTGGTCGAGCAGCCCCGGAGGGGCGTATCGAGACCCGCGATCGCCAGGGGTGCGGTCTGCAGACTCACGTCCCGGTGACGGTGGATCTCGATACGCCCGCTGCGCGGGCTACTCGATCAGCAAGATGGAGTAGCCCCGGAGGGGCGTGCCGAGACCCACGATCGCCAGCGGCGCGGTCTGCAGACTCACGTGCCGGTGACGGTGGGTCTCGATACGCCCGCTGCGCGGGCTGCTCGATCGGCAGGCGGCTGGCAGTCGGGCCCGCGGCGGGACTACTCGGAGACGTCGGCGCCGAAGTAGCGCTCGGAGATGGAGGCGAGGGTGCCGTCGGCGCGCAGCTCGTCGAGGGCGCCGTCGACCGCGGCGACGAGGTCGTCCGAGCCCTTCGGGAAGGTGAAGGCGCTCGAGGAGCTGTCGTCCGTCGTCACGGCGACCTTGAGGCCCGCGGCCTGGTCGGGGTAGGTGGTCGACCAGTCGAGCCAGGTGAGGCGGTCGTTGATGGTCGCGTCGACGCGGCCCTGCTCGACGAGGGCGACGGCCTGCGCCCAGCCCTCGACGCCCTCGACGGTCGCGCCGCTGTCCTGCGCGAGCGTGTACCAGTTGCTCGAGAGCGACTGCGCGGTGGTCTTGCCGGAGAGCGAGTCGAGCGAGGTGATGTCGGTGTCCGCGGTCGGGACGACGACGACGCCCGGGCTGACGGAGTACGGCTCGGAGAAGTCGTACTTCGCGCTGCGCTCGTCGTTGATCGAGACCTGGTTGGCGATCACGTCGAAGCGGCCGCCGTCGAGACCGGCGAACATCGCGTCCCACTGGGTCTCCTCGAACTCCGGCTCGACGCCGAGCTTCTCGGCGACCGCGGTGATGACCTCGACGTCGTAGCCGGTGAGGGCTCCGGTGCCGCCGTCGGCGTGGAACGAGAACGGCGAGTAGGTGCCCTCGGTGCCGATGGTCAGCTTCCCGGACTCCTCGACCTCGGCGAGCGTGAGCCCGGACGCGGTCGAGGCGGTGCTGTCGCCGCCGGCGCCGGAGACCACGTCGTCGGTGGAGGCGGGGGCGCAGCCGGCGAGGACGAGGGCGGCGGCGGCCGCGGTCGTGCCGAGCAGGACGCGCAGCGAGGTGCGGGCGGGGAGGAGCGTCACGGTGTCTTTCCTTCGGTGCATCACGGTCGAACGACCCGGTCGTGGGGGTGCGCGGATCGCGGGGGTCGGGGATCGGGCGGACCGCACGCGACTGCGCGGGAACGCCCCTCCCACCCAACCAGGCGGAGGGGGACGGCTATTCCCGGATGTCCCCGTGTGACGCGGATCCGGCGCCCACCGCGGCGAGGAACTCCTCGGCGCCGGCGACCTCGTCGGCCGTCAGACCGGTCGCGGCGTCGGGCACGATCAGGTGGAAGGGCGTCTCCTGCTCGCGCGCCCAGTCGTGGGCGTCGCCGCGGAGGTTGTCGTCGATCCAGACGACCGCGTCGATGGGCAGCCGCCCGCGCGCCTCCTCCAGCCACAGGGCGACGGGCTGCAGCTTGCCGGTCTGCCCGGGGAAGCGCGGGTCGCGCGGAAGACCGCCGCCGAAGACGATCGCCTCCGTGCCGGCCGGCAGGCCGAGATCGTCCGCGAGCACCGAGGTGAGCTTCGGCGGCCAGGTCGTCGCCCAGACGATCGTCCCGACGGCGGCGAGTCGGCGCACCAGCTCCTCCCGCTCCGGCTCGAGCATCAGCCGGTGGCTGCCCGCCGCCCGATCGCTCGAGACGGACGGATTCAGGACGCCGTCGACGTCGAGCAGGATGAGCGCGGCCATGGCTGCAACCGTAGCCGCGGCCGCGCCGGGGCGCGAGACGCGCGCTAGCGTGGCCGGATGCCTCCCTCGGTCCGCCTCCCCGACGGCAGGACGGCCTCGCTGCGACCCGACCCGATCCGGACGGGCTCGCTCCTGCTCGAGATCGACGGCTCGGAGCAGTCGCTGATCGATCCGGCCGCACCCGAGCGGCTCGACCTCGAGTACATGGCGCGGCTCGGCGCCGTCGTCGACGCCCTCGGTCCGGCCGGCGCCCCGCGCGCCGTCCTGCACCTCGGCGCCGGGGCACTCTCGCTCGCCCGCTACGTCGCCGCGACCCGGCCGGGCTCGGAGCAGACGGTCCTCGAGCGGGCCGCGGGGCTCGTCGACTTCGTCCTGGCGGAGGCGCCCCTGCCGGCCGGCGCGCGGCTCCGGATCGTGACCGCCGACGCCGCGCACCTGCAGCCCGGTCCGCCGGCCGATCTCGTCGTGCTCGACGTCTACGACGGCGACGAGATCCCCGAGCCCTTCTACCGGGCCGACGTGCTCGCGCGCATCGCGGGCTCGGTCGCCGCGGACGGCCTGCTCGCGATCAACGTCGCGGACGACGCCGATCACCGCCGGCTCCGGCGGCTGCGGCGGGGACTGGCGGGCGCGCTGCCGGTGCTCGCCGCGGTCGGACCGCAGTCGTTCGCCGAGGGACGCGGGAGCGGCAACGCGATCCTGCTCGCCTCGCGCGGCGACGCCGCCTCACGCGCTGCGGTGCTCCTCCTGCATGCCGGACCGCACCCGGTCGCGGCCGTTGCGGATGGCGACCTCGTGCCCGTCGAGGTGGCGGTAGAAGTCGACCCGTGACTCCAGTGCGATGCCCGCGTCGAGGTACTTGGCCTTGATCCGCTTGATGTAGGTCCGCACGGTGTGCTCGGCGATCCGCATCTCGAGGGCGACGGTCTTCACCGCGGTGCCGGCGCCGTAGGAGCGCATCACGCGGCTCTCCTGCCGGCTGAGGACCGGGCGGCGATCCAGCCCGGCCGCGAGGAAGCGGTGCCGCACCGCCTCCGAGATCCACGAGCGGCCGGACACGACCGAGACGATCGCGGCGACGAGATCGCCCGGCTCGTCGCCCTTCCAGACGAATGCGGCCCGCTCGATCCGGAGCACGGCCCGCACGATCTCGAGCGAGTCGGACGCCGAGAGGACGATCAGCCCCTGGTGGCGGGCGCTGTGCCCCGCGAGCGTGCTGGAGAGCGCATCGGGCGGGATGCGGTCGAGATCGAGGATGCCGATCGTCTCGGCCGCCTCGACGTCCTCCGCCACCACCCGGAGATCCGGGAGCCGGTCGGCCAGGAGCGCGAGCAGAGCCGCGCGCTCGATCGCCAGACCGCCTAGGACCGTCACTGCTGAGTCTTCGAATTCCGCCATGGAAACCCCTTGCGGAGACGGTCGGGTCCGTCTCCGCTCGAACCGTAGCGAAGGTGGCAGGTGGCAGCCATCGGACGGGACATTCCGTCTCGTCAGGGTCTGCCGCGTGATCCCCGGTGCGAGGATGTCCGTTCGGGTCAGGGCGGGCTAGTCTCCCTGACGATGAACGACTCCGCAGAGACCACGACCCGCTCGCTCCGGATCCCCGCCGACCAGGTGCGGGCCCGGATGCTCGCGGCCGCGCGCGAGGTCATCTCGGTCAACGGACTGACCGTCGGCTTCGCCCACCTGCCGATGGAGGAGTACATCCGGCTGGCCGCGGTGCCGCGCAGCTCCGTCTACCGCATCTGGAGCACCCGCGAGGAGTTCGTCGCCGACCTCATCGGCGAGATCTTCGTCGCCGACCGCTTCGCCGAGGGCACCGACCCGGATGCGCAGCAGGTGATGACGGAGGTGTACCACCGCTCCGCCGAGCACCTCAGCACGGCGACGGGCCGCCGGCGGGTGGCCTGGGAGATGATCCGCATCGGCGCGAACTCGAGCGTGGAGAACCTGCGCTCCTCGGTCGACTGGTCCTCCTACAACGCCCTGCTGGCCTGCACGTTCTCGATGGAGGAGGGCCCGGCTCGGGAGGCGGTCCGCGCGACCGCGCGCCGACTCGAGACCATGCTGACC
Coding sequences:
- a CDS encoding amino acid ABC transporter ATP-binding protein, with the translated sequence MSPADAPAESAGRREDARPVLRATGLRKSFAGVEVLRGIDLEIRRGEVIALIGPSGSGKTTVLRSLNSLEVPDGGVLELADGAVLDFGGTVGKRALTALRDRSAMVFQHFNLFPHLTVLENVTEGPLRVQRRPASEVVPEAEALLERVGLGGRGGAYPFELSGGQQQRVGIVRALALRPDLLLFDEPTSALDPELVGDVLSLMRELAGEGWTMLVVTHELEFARQVASEVVFMADGVVVERGAPAQILREPQEPRTRQFLHRLLHPLE
- a CDS encoding amino acid ABC transporter permease translates to MELFLRSFWPILSGGIVGTIPLALSSFVLGLALALGVALMRLSRVKILAWIARAYISVIRGTPLLVQLFVIFYGLPSLGVKIDPWPSAIIAFALNVGGYAAEVIRAAILSVPKGQWEAAHTIGMGRGLALRRIILPQAARVSVPPLSNTFISLVKDTSLASLILVTELFRQAQKIATASSEFMLLYLEAALIYWLICLVLSSGQSLLEKRLDRYVAR
- a CDS encoding amino acid ABC transporter substrate-binding protein; amino-acid sequence: MTLLPARTSLRVLLGTTAAAAALVLAGCAPASTDDVVSGAGGDSTASTASGLTLAEVEESGKLTIGTEGTYSPFSFHADGGTGALTGYDVEVITAVAEKLGVEPEFEETQWDAMFAGLDGGRFDVIANQVSINDERSAKYDFSEPYSVSPGVVVVPTADTDITSLDSLSGKTTAQSLSSNWYTLAQDSGATVEGVEGWAQAVALVEQGRVDATINDRLTWLDWSTTYPDQAAGLKVAVTTDDSSSSAFTFPKGSDDLVAAVDGALDELRADGTLASISERYFGADVSE
- a CDS encoding HAD domain-containing protein, which gives rise to MAALILLDVDGVLNPSVSSDRAAGSHRLMLEPEREELVRRLAAVGTIVWATTWPPKLTSVLADDLGLPAGTEAIVFGGGLPRDPRFPGQTGKLQPVALWLEEARGRLPIDAVVWIDDNLRGDAHDWAREQETPFHLIVPDAATGLTADEVAGAEEFLAAVGAGSASHGDIRE
- a CDS encoding SAM-dependent methyltransferase, with translation MPPSVRLPDGRTASLRPDPIRTGSLLLEIDGSEQSLIDPAAPERLDLEYMARLGAVVDALGPAGAPRAVLHLGAGALSLARYVAATRPGSEQTVLERAAGLVDFVLAEAPLPAGARLRIVTADAAHLQPGPPADLVVLDVYDGDEIPEPFYRADVLARIAGSVAADGLLAINVADDADHRRLRRLRRGLAGALPVLAAVGPQSFAEGRGSGNAILLASRGDAASRAAVLLLHAGPHPVAAVADGDLVPVEVAVEVDP
- a CDS encoding LuxR C-terminal-related transcriptional regulator, which encodes MAEFEDSAVTVLGGLAIERAALLALLADRLPDLRVVAEDVEAAETIGILDLDRIPPDALSSTLAGHSARHQGLIVLSASDSLEIVRAVLRIERAAFVWKGDEPGDLVAAIVSVVSGRSWISEAVRHRFLAAGLDRRPVLSRQESRVMRSYGAGTAVKTVALEMRIAEHTVRTYIKRIKAKYLDAGIALESRVDFYRHLDGHEVAIRNGRDRVRSGMQEEHRSA